The Diadema setosum chromosome 12, eeDiaSeto1, whole genome shotgun sequence genome has a segment encoding these proteins:
- the LOC140235614 gene encoding LOW QUALITY PROTEIN: branched-chain-amino-acid aminotransferase, cytosolic-like (The sequence of the model RefSeq protein was modified relative to this genomic sequence to represent the inferred CDS: inserted 1 base in 1 codon) has product MSFSHMIKAIQKSGRQILTLSQTGTPGVISCAPRCMSTEDGFKYANLQVEQSKILKPKPHEDNLLFGHNISDHMLTVPWTEXDGWSTPRITPLKNISLHPACSVFHYAICLFEGMKAYKGVDGKIRFFRPLMNMERMNRSATRAALPNFNGEELIRCMARLVHMDRDWVPNSQSSSLYMRPTLIGTEPTLGVNYPSHSLLFVILGPVGPYFTTGTFSPVTLYADTENVRAWKGGVGFAKLGCNYAPTIMPQRAAEQKGCQQILWLYGDDHYLTEVGTMNIMVFWDNENGERELITPPLDGTILPGVTRMSLLDLAKEWGEFKVTERRLTMEEFKRALSEKRIVEFFGAGTACVVCPIGKVLYKGEMLEVPTMDNGAKLCRRFYDSLMDIQYGRIPHEWAVEIDDIIDLELSDEESSISSTAR; this is encoded by the exons ATGTCTTTCTCCCACATGATCAAGGCCATCCAGAAATCTGGAAGACAG ATTTTAACTCTGAGTCAGACGGGAACGCCGGGGGTGATATCCTGTGCGCCAAGATGTATGTCGACAGAAGATGGCTTCAAG TATGCCAACCTCCAAGTGGAGCAGAGTAAGATCCTGAAGCCGAAGCCGCACGAGGACAACCTCCTGTTCGGCCACAACATTAGTGACCACATGCTGACCGTCCCCTGGACGG AGGACGGCTGGAGCACCCCCCGCATCACCCCACTGAAGAACATCTCCCTCCACCCGGCCTGCTCCGTTTTCCACTACGCAATATGT CTCTTTGAGGGCATGAAGGCGTACAAGGGCGTCGACGGCAAGATTCGCTTCTTCCGCCCCCTCATGAATATGGAGCGTATGAACAGGAGTGCCACTCGGGCAGCACTACCA AATTTCAATGGGGAGGAGCTCATCCGCTGCATGGCTCGCCTTGTCCACATGGACCGGGACTGGGTCCCCAACTCACAGTCTAGTTCACTGTACATGAGGCCCACGCTCATCGGCACAGAG CCCACGCTTGGTGTCAACTACCCGAGCCACTCTCTCCTCTTCGTCATCCTGGGCCCCGTCGGGCCCTACTTCACTACGGGAACATTCAGCCCCGTCACGCTGTACGCCGACACAGAGAACGTCCGGGCATGGAAAGGAGGCGTGGGCTTcgccaaacttggatg CAACTACGCGCCGACGATCATGCCGCAGCGGGCGGCGGAGCAGAAGGGTTGCCAGCAGATCCTCTGGCTCTACGGCGACGACCACTACCTGACCGAGGTGGGCACCATGAACATCATGGTCTTCTGGGACAACGAGAATGGTGAGCGGGAACTCATCACTCCGCCCCTTGACGGCACCATCCTCCCCGGCGTCACCCGCATGAGCCTCCTAGATCTTGCCAAGGAATGG GGTGAGTTCAAGGTGACTGAGCGCAGACTTACCATGGAGGAGTTCAAGAGGGCGCTGTCAGAGAAGAGG ATTGTGGAGTTCTTTGGGGCGGGCACCGCCTGCGTGGTGTGCCCAATCGGCAAGGTGCTCTACAAGGGGGAGATGTTGGAGGTTCCTACGATGGATAACGGCGCCAAGCTGTGTCGACGCTTCTACGACAGCCTCATGGACATCCAG TATGGCCGGATTCCGCATGAGTGGGCCGTGGAGATCGATGACATCATCGACCTGGAGCTGAGCGATGAGGAGTCGTCGATCAGCAGCACCGCCAGATGA